One genomic window of Helicobacter canis includes the following:
- the recR gene encoding recombination mediator RecR, producing MNLYRKSLARFSALVESLEQIPTIGRKSAQKIAYLLAIENKYLALKLAHCIETSIQHIRTCVVCGSVSENEICEICLDESRDDTKLCVVLHPKDIFTIEEMGDFNGKYWVLSPELEQIDFAQVRTRIASKHIQEVIFAFSPSLANEAVMLFIEDKLQDLSLSFSKIAQGVPTGIGLENIDQLSLSRALSARVKL from the coding sequence ATGAATCTATACAGAAAGTCTCTCGCGCGTTTTAGCGCGCTTGTAGAATCTCTAGAGCAGATCCCAACCATTGGGCGCAAAAGTGCGCAGAAAATCGCCTATCTCCTAGCTATTGAAAACAAATACCTAGCCCTAAAGCTCGCTCATTGCATAGAAACTTCGATCCAGCACATCAGGACTTGCGTGGTGTGTGGCTCTGTAAGTGAGAATGAAATCTGTGAAATCTGCCTTGATGAAAGCAGAGATGATACAAAGCTTTGTGTCGTGCTTCACCCTAAAGATATTTTCACCATTGAAGAAATGGGCGATTTTAACGGCAAATATTGGGTGCTATCTCCTGAGCTAGAGCAAATCGACTTCGCCCAAGTGCGCACACGCATAGCTAGCAAGCATATACAAGAAGTTATTTTTGCCTTTTCACCAAGTCTGGCAAATGAGGCGGTAATGCTCTTTATCGAAGATAAGCTGCAAGATTTATCCCTGTCATTTAGCAAGATCGCCCAAGGCGTGCCTACTGGGATCGGGCTTGAGAATATCGACCAGCTCTCGCTCTCGCGTGCTTTGAGTGCGCGCGTGAAGCTCTAA
- the ppa gene encoding inorganic diphosphatase produces MNVEKIPLGEIPDNINAIIEIPYGSSVKYEVDKDSGAVVVDRVMYSAMFYPANYGFIPHTLADDGDPVDILVLNEYPLQAGSVIKVRLIGVLIMEDESGMDEKLLALPVSKIDPRYDKISSLDDLPQITRDRIKNFFETYKMLEPNKWVKVKEYKDKAAAVAILQQSIKNFAK; encoded by the coding sequence ATGAATGTAGAAAAAATCCCCCTAGGAGAAATCCCAGATAATATCAACGCCATTATCGAAATCCCCTATGGCTCAAGCGTGAAGTATGAAGTCGATAAGGATTCTGGCGCGGTGGTGGTCGATAGAGTGATGTATAGCGCGATGTTTTATCCTGCAAACTATGGCTTTATCCCTCACACACTCGCTGATGATGGCGATCCTGTGGATATTTTGGTGCTCAATGAATACCCCCTGCAAGCTGGAAGCGTGATCAAAGTGCGCTTGATTGGCGTGCTGATTATGGAAGATGAGAGCGGAATGGACGAGAAGCTGCTCGCCCTGCCTGTTAGCAAAATCGATCCGCGCTATGACAAGATCAGCTCCCTAGATGACTTGCCCCAAATCACGCGCGATAGGATCAAAAACTTCTTTGAAACCTACAAAATGCTAGAGCCAAACAAATGGGTCAAAGTCAAAGAGTATAAAGACAAAGCCGCAGCCGTTGCGATCTTGCAGCAGTCTATAAAAAACTTCGCCAAATAG
- the aspS gene encoding aspartate--tRNA ligase, protein MLRTHLCAEISEELIGQRVEVCGWCNTYRDHGGVIFIDLRDHSGIVQLVCDPESSAYKQANLVRDEFVLLATGLVRARGAGLENPKLKTGKVEIVLENLTIENKAKTLPIPINDENTSEELRLKYRYLTLRSKKAYDIFKMRSDISIAARNSLQKMGFLEVETPILTKQTPEGARDYLVPSRVYDGSFFALPQSPQLFKQLLMVGGFDRYFQIARCFRDEDLRADRQPEFTQIDVEMSFCTQEDVMGVCEQLLCDIFATVGVQLTTPFARLPYAQAMEKYGSDKPDLRYGLELVEVGDAFVDSSNEIFAAIAKDTHKQRIKALCIKDGDSLFSRKSLSEAEEFVRGFGAKGLAYIQLKDEPKGPLVKFLSPNGLKTILERTGAKQGDIIFFGAGEKRVIWDYMGRLRQKIAKDLGLIDTNKMAFLWVVDFPMFERSDDGSIAALHHPFTMPKDLDKSDIEQIESIAYDVVLNGIELGGGSMRIHKDSTQQQVFKLLGINEQEAKEKFGFLLDALSYGAPPHGGFAIGLDRLAMLISGAGSIRDVIAFPKTQRSACPLTEAPSKVGEELLRELHIRLRNPSS, encoded by the coding sequence ATGTTACGGACGCATTTATGCGCAGAAATTAGTGAGGAGCTTATCGGGCAGCGCGTGGAAGTATGTGGCTGGTGCAATACCTACCGCGATCACGGGGGCGTGATATTTATCGACTTGCGCGATCATAGTGGGATCGTGCAGCTTGTGTGCGATCCAGAATCTAGCGCATACAAGCAGGCAAATCTCGTGCGAGATGAGTTTGTGCTGCTTGCTACCGGGCTTGTGCGAGCGCGTGGGGCAGGACTTGAGAATCCAAAGCTAAAAACCGGCAAAGTAGAAATCGTGCTAGAGAATCTCACCATAGAAAACAAAGCCAAAACCCTGCCAATCCCCATAAACGATGAAAACACAAGCGAGGAGCTACGCCTAAAATACCGCTATCTAACCCTGCGCTCCAAAAAGGCTTATGACATCTTTAAAATGCGTAGTGATATTAGTATAGCAGCGAGAAATAGCCTGCAGAAAATGGGCTTTTTAGAAGTGGAGACGCCTATTTTGACCAAGCAGACACCTGAAGGGGCTAGAGACTATCTCGTGCCTAGTCGTGTGTATGATGGGAGCTTTTTTGCCCTGCCTCAAAGCCCGCAGCTTTTCAAGCAGCTCTTAATGGTAGGGGGGTTTGATCGGTATTTTCAAATTGCACGCTGCTTCCGCGATGAAGATTTACGCGCTGATAGACAGCCGGAATTTACGCAAATTGATGTAGAGATGAGCTTTTGCACACAAGAAGATGTGATGGGCGTTTGCGAGCAGCTTTTGTGCGATATTTTTGCCACAGTGGGCGTGCAGCTCACTACGCCATTTGCGCGCCTGCCCTATGCGCAAGCTATGGAGAAATATGGCAGCGATAAGCCAGATTTACGCTATGGGCTAGAGCTTGTTGAAGTGGGCGATGCGTTTGTGGATTCTAGTAATGAGATTTTTGCCGCAATCGCCAAAGACACGCATAAGCAGCGCATAAAGGCTCTGTGCATAAAAGATGGGGATAGTCTCTTTAGCCGCAAGAGTTTAAGCGAAGCTGAAGAATTTGTGCGTGGATTTGGCGCGAAAGGGCTAGCCTATATCCAGCTAAAAGATGAGCCAAAAGGACCGCTTGTCAAGTTTCTCTCGCCAAATGGGTTAAAGACAATCTTAGAGCGCACAGGAGCAAAACAAGGAGATATAATCTTTTTTGGCGCGGGAGAAAAGCGCGTGATATGGGATTATATGGGACGCTTACGACAGAAAATCGCCAAAGATTTGGGGCTAATTGATACAAACAAAATGGCGTTTTTATGGGTGGTGGATTTCCCTATGTTTGAGCGCAGCGATGATGGCTCTATCGCGGCATTGCACCATCCTTTCACAATGCCTAAAGATTTGGACAAAAGCGACATAGAGCAGATAGAATCTATCGCGTATGATGTGGTGCTAAATGGCATAGAGCTAGGCGGTGGAAGTATGAGAATCCACAAGGATTCTACCCAGCAGCAAGTCTTTAAGCTACTTGGGATAAACGAGCAAGAGGCAAAAGAGAAGTTTGGATTCTTGCTTGATGCCCTAAGCTATGGCGCACCGCCACACGGAGGCTTTGCCATAGGGCTTGATCGGCTGGCTATGCTTATCAGCGGGGCAGGAAGTATCCGCGATGTGATCGCTTTCCCCAAGACACAAAGGTCCGCTTGCCCACTCACAGAAGCACCAAGCAAAGTGGGTGAAGAGCTTTTGCGCGAGCTGCATATCCGCCTACGCAATCCATCATCATAA
- a CDS encoding adenylate kinase — MKQLFLIIGAPGSGKTTDAQAIAKRNADTIVHYSTGDLLREEVASGSDQGKIIGDIIAKGNLVPLDIVVQTIVNALANAPKDIVLIDGYPRSVEQMQALHSKLAEQSNVKLAKVIEVAVSEQVAKDRVLGRARGADDNEEVFNNRMRVFLEPLAEIRAFYGAKDLLHTINGERTIEEIVEEMNAYVISHIKG, encoded by the coding sequence ATGAAGCAGTTATTTCTCATCATTGGAGCCCCCGGCTCTGGCAAGACCACCGATGCGCAAGCCATAGCTAAGCGCAATGCCGACACGATCGTGCATTACTCCACGGGCGATTTGCTACGCGAAGAAGTCGCAAGCGGATCAGATCAAGGCAAGATCATCGGCGATATTATCGCTAAAGGCAATCTCGTGCCACTAGACATAGTCGTCCAAACTATCGTCAATGCCCTAGCAAACGCGCCCAAAGACATCGTGCTAATTGATGGCTACCCTAGAAGTGTCGAGCAAATGCAAGCCCTGCATAGCAAGCTTGCCGAGCAAAGCAATGTCAAGCTTGCTAAAGTCATAGAAGTAGCAGTAAGCGAGCAAGTCGCTAAAGATCGCGTGCTAGGGCGTGCGAGAGGGGCTGATGATAATGAAGAGGTCTTTAATAATCGTATGCGTGTATTTTTAGAGCCTTTGGCAGAGATCCGCGCATTTTATGGAGCAAAGGATCTGCTACACACGATCAATGGCGAGCGCACGATTGAAGAGATTGTAGAAGAAATGAATGCCTATGTCATATCTCACATTAAAGGATAG